A part of Larkinella insperata genomic DNA contains:
- the bglX gene encoding beta-glucosidase BglX: MKKIIILYGLAIGSVLAQPTPRSNPAAMNLFIDRLLKQMTVEEKVGQLTLFTSDMDVTGPTLRSTYKEDIQKGRCGAIFNAYSPPYVRQLQDLAVKQSRLKIPLLFGYDVIHGHRTIFPIPLGEACTWDMGLMEKTARAAAVEASADGLHWTYSPMVDIARDPRWGRVAEGVGEDTWFGEQVARAKVRGYQGDLTKPDQVLASVKHFALYGAIQAGRDYNTVDMSHREMFQTYLPPYKAAVDAGAATVMTSFNEVDGIPATANRWLMTDLLRKQWGFKGFVVTDYTAINEMIQHGVGANEYEVGALALRAGVDMDMQGDVYRTQLPKLLADKKITMQELDAATRRVLEAKYRLGLFQDPYKYISEERAQREIMSADKLELAREVARKSIVLLKNEAVAGNPVLPLKKSGTIALIGPLADNKRDMIGNWSAAGDWQKAVSLREGLQTKLGNSATILYAKGANLIDDKELVTKLNNNGGNISTDEKTPEQLIAEAVATAQKADVVVMAIGESQGMTGEAASRSEIGIPENQRKLLEAILATKKPVAVVLMNGRPLTLEWEHQHVPALLETWFLGTQAGHAIADVLVGDYNPAGKLTMTFPRRVGQIPVYYNAKNTGRPIDPNNKYTSKYLDVPNTPLYPFGYGLSYTNFSYSDITLNNPTLTATGKLEVSVTVKNTGQYAGEEVVQLYIRDLVGSVTRPLKELKGFQKISLKPGESRNVTFTLKEADLRFYDAAMKWTSEPGDFTVFVGTNSQEVKEARFKLVR, encoded by the coding sequence ATGAAAAAAATAATCATCCTGTATGGTCTGGCGATTGGCTCCGTACTGGCTCAGCCAACGCCCCGGTCCAACCCGGCGGCCATGAACCTCTTCATCGACCGTTTGCTGAAGCAAATGACGGTGGAGGAGAAAGTGGGGCAATTGACCCTGTTTACGAGTGACATGGACGTGACCGGCCCGACGTTGCGCTCTACATATAAAGAGGACATTCAGAAAGGCCGTTGCGGGGCCATCTTTAACGCCTATTCGCCCCCGTATGTACGGCAGTTGCAGGATCTGGCCGTAAAACAATCGCGCCTGAAAATACCGTTGCTCTTTGGCTACGACGTGATTCACGGACACCGCACCATTTTTCCGATTCCGCTGGGCGAAGCCTGCACCTGGGACATGGGATTGATGGAAAAAACGGCCCGTGCCGCTGCGGTTGAAGCCAGCGCCGACGGTCTGCACTGGACGTACTCGCCGATGGTCGATATTGCCCGCGATCCGCGCTGGGGCCGGGTAGCCGAAGGCGTAGGGGAGGATACTTGGTTTGGAGAGCAGGTGGCCCGGGCGAAAGTGCGCGGGTATCAGGGTGATTTGACGAAGCCCGATCAGGTACTGGCGTCCGTGAAACACTTCGCACTATACGGGGCAATTCAGGCCGGACGTGATTACAATACCGTTGACATGAGCCACCGGGAAATGTTTCAGACTTATTTGCCGCCCTACAAAGCCGCCGTTGACGCGGGAGCCGCCACGGTGATGACGTCGTTTAACGAGGTGGACGGGATTCCGGCAACGGCCAACCGCTGGCTGATGACCGATCTGCTCCGGAAGCAGTGGGGCTTCAAAGGGTTTGTGGTAACGGATTACACGGCCATCAACGAAATGATTCAGCACGGGGTGGGTGCCAATGAGTATGAGGTGGGCGCGCTGGCCCTGCGGGCGGGCGTCGACATGGACATGCAGGGCGACGTATACCGGACTCAGTTACCGAAATTGCTGGCCGATAAAAAAATTACCATGCAGGAGCTGGATGCCGCAACCCGGCGGGTGCTCGAAGCCAAGTATCGCTTGGGGTTGTTTCAGGACCCGTATAAATACATCAGCGAGGAGCGGGCGCAACGCGAAATTATGAGCGCCGACAAGCTGGAACTGGCGCGTGAGGTGGCCCGCAAGTCCATCGTTCTTCTTAAAAATGAAGCCGTAGCCGGAAATCCGGTGTTGCCGCTGAAGAAAAGCGGAACGATTGCTCTCATTGGCCCGCTGGCTGATAACAAACGCGACATGATCGGTAACTGGAGCGCAGCCGGTGACTGGCAGAAAGCCGTTAGTCTGCGCGAAGGATTACAAACCAAACTGGGCAACAGCGCAACGATTCTTTACGCCAAGGGGGCCAACCTGATTGATGATAAAGAACTGGTAACGAAGCTGAATAACAACGGAGGAAACATCTCGACCGACGAAAAAACGCCCGAACAACTCATTGCCGAAGCCGTGGCCACGGCGCAGAAAGCCGATGTGGTGGTGATGGCAATCGGCGAATCGCAGGGCATGACCGGTGAAGCCGCCAGCCGCTCCGAAATTGGGATTCCGGAGAATCAGCGCAAACTGCTGGAAGCCATTCTGGCAACGAAAAAACCAGTGGCGGTAGTGCTCATGAATGGCCGTCCACTGACCCTGGAATGGGAGCATCAGCACGTTCCGGCGTTGCTGGAAACCTGGTTTCTGGGCACGCAGGCCGGTCACGCCATTGCCGATGTGCTGGTGGGCGACTACAACCCGGCGGGCAAACTGACGATGACCTTCCCGCGCCGGGTGGGCCAGATTCCGGTTTATTACAATGCCAAAAACACGGGGCGCCCCATTGATCCGAACAACAAGTATACGTCCAAGTACCTCGATGTACCGAATACCCCTTTGTACCCATTCGGCTACGGGCTAAGTTACACGAACTTTTCTTACAGTGACATTACGTTAAACAACCCGACGTTGACAGCAACGGGTAAGCTGGAGGTTAGCGTCACCGTCAAAAATACGGGCCAATACGCGGGCGAAGAGGTTGTGCAGCTTTACATCCGCGACCTGGTGGGCAGCGTAACCCGGCCGTTGAAGGAGCTGAAAGGTTTCCAGAAGATTTCCCTGAAACCGGGCGAGAGCCGAAATGTGACCTTCACTTTGAAAGAAGCCGATCTGCGGTTTTACGATGCTGCCATGAAATGGACATCCGAGCCGGGCGATTTTACGGTATTTGTCGGGACCAATTCGCAGGAAGTGAAAGAAGCGCGTTTCAAACTCGTCCGTTAA
- a CDS encoding DUF5989 family protein: protein MEFIHEFWLFMRTRKRYWLYPLLILLLLLSALTVMTTGSALAPFIYSLF, encoded by the coding sequence ATGGAATTTATACACGAGTTCTGGCTCTTTATGCGGACCCGCAAACGGTATTGGCTCTACCCGCTGCTGATTCTGCTATTGCTGCTGAGCGCATTGACCGTCATGACAACCGGCTCAGCCCTCGCGCCATTTATCTATTCGCTTTTCTAA
- a CDS encoding GDSL-type esterase/lipase family protein — MKKRLWLFKGLAALSPLLLLLLVEGLLRLAGYGHDYRLFIEDPQRKGYWIMNPHASERYFTETDNATVGNFEPFRQRKAEGTFRIFVLGESTTIGYPYFHNGSFHRWLHYRLMHTFPDRNLEVINLSLTAVNSYTVFGFAQQLPDYEPDAVLVYTGHNEYYGAMGVGSTSSLGGHPALVRLVLRLRELRIMQLLNQTLSGIRKTVSGGKVDLRENLMKRMAADQQIAYGSDTYRQGIAQFETNLNDLCRLFSEKHIPVFISNLVSNEKDLKPFVSAPGNTTVSAQHQFEEATRAYANDRFAEAKQRFRQAKELDLLRFRAPEAMNQVIRELANRYPDITVVDTKSVFERQSPNGILGRETLLEHVHPNLYGYALLSDAFYEALKKKRLIAAEWKDGLSLAQLRQQMPITPLDSLKGAFEMLILKEGWPFNEPMPPEEKRPKTAEEQLAGALVVKQLSWPDAMQQLLAHYQKTQNPQAALRVTEALMLEYPHDPAFYGQAGKLALSLNQPERAVWLLKKAFQLEETFGVAQNLFITLLKLDRPDEALPYLRYAAAHNETRFSLNELQTFVEQLVSAKNRYLTDTTNVALSNKLAAGYLKFANTAGAAKYVAKSLRLDPRNPVALQLKAQLQTLKP; from the coding sequence ATGAAAAAACGGTTGTGGCTGTTTAAAGGACTTGCGGCCCTTTCGCCCCTGTTGCTGCTGCTGTTGGTTGAAGGGTTGCTTCGGCTGGCTGGATATGGTCACGACTACCGCCTGTTTATCGAGGACCCGCAACGCAAGGGGTACTGGATCATGAATCCGCATGCGTCGGAACGGTATTTTACCGAAACCGATAACGCCACCGTCGGCAATTTTGAACCGTTCCGACAACGCAAAGCCGAGGGCACGTTCCGCATTTTTGTGCTGGGCGAATCGACAACGATTGGCTACCCGTATTTCCACAACGGCTCGTTCCACCGCTGGCTGCACTACCGGCTGATGCACACCTTTCCGGACCGGAATCTTGAGGTCATTAACCTGTCGCTGACGGCGGTTAACTCCTACACGGTTTTTGGTTTTGCCCAGCAACTGCCCGACTATGAGCCGGATGCCGTTCTCGTTTACACGGGGCATAATGAGTATTACGGCGCTATGGGCGTAGGGTCTACCAGTTCGCTGGGCGGTCATCCGGCGCTGGTGCGGCTGGTGCTGAGGCTACGCGAGTTGCGGATCATGCAGTTGCTGAACCAAACGCTGAGCGGTATTCGTAAAACTGTATCGGGCGGCAAGGTGGATTTGCGCGAAAACCTGATGAAACGCATGGCTGCCGATCAGCAGATTGCTTACGGGTCGGATACGTATCGGCAAGGCATTGCGCAGTTTGAAACCAACCTGAACGATCTTTGCCGGTTATTTTCGGAAAAGCATATTCCGGTTTTTATTAGCAACCTGGTCAGCAACGAGAAAGATTTAAAACCGTTTGTCAGTGCACCGGGCAATACCACGGTATCGGCTCAGCACCAGTTCGAAGAGGCTACCCGGGCGTATGCCAACGACCGCTTCGCTGAAGCAAAACAACGATTTAGGCAGGCCAAGGAACTGGATTTGCTGCGGTTTCGGGCCCCGGAAGCCATGAATCAGGTAATTCGGGAGCTGGCAAACCGGTATCCGGACATTACCGTTGTAGATACCAAATCGGTTTTCGAGCGGCAATCGCCAAACGGTATTCTGGGCCGGGAAACTCTGCTGGAACACGTTCATCCGAACCTGTATGGGTACGCGCTGCTTTCCGATGCGTTTTACGAAGCCCTGAAAAAGAAGCGACTGATTGCCGCCGAGTGGAAAGATGGTCTTTCATTGGCCCAGCTACGCCAGCAAATGCCGATTACACCGCTGGATTCGCTCAAGGGCGCGTTTGAAATGCTCATTTTGAAGGAGGGCTGGCCGTTTAACGAGCCGATGCCGCCGGAAGAAAAACGGCCCAAAACCGCTGAAGAACAATTGGCCGGTGCGCTGGTGGTGAAGCAACTTTCGTGGCCTGACGCCATGCAGCAACTGCTGGCCCATTACCAGAAAACGCAGAACCCGCAGGCGGCCTTGCGCGTGACCGAAGCGCTGATGCTGGAGTACCCGCATGATCCGGCTTTTTACGGGCAGGCCGGGAAACTGGCCCTCAGCCTGAATCAGCCGGAGCGGGCGGTCTGGTTACTGAAGAAGGCGTTCCAGTTGGAGGAAACGTTTGGGGTGGCGCAGAACCTGTTTATTACGCTGCTGAAACTCGACCGACCGGACGAAGCCCTACCGTACCTCCGTTACGCAGCCGCTCACAACGAAACCCGGTTCAGCCTGAATGAACTCCAAACCTTTGTAGAACAATTGGTTTCGGCCAAAAACCGCTACCTGACCGACACCACAAACGTGGCCCTGAGCAATAAGCTAGCGGCTGGTTACCTGAAATTTGCGAATACGGCCGGGGCCGCCAAATACGTCGCCAAATCGCTCCGGCTGGATCCCCGCAATCCGGTAGCGTTGCAATTGAAAGCCCAGCTTCAAACCCTTAAACCGTAA
- a CDS encoding metallophosphoesterase, with protein MNNPKQSANRRSFLKSAAGLGATGALGSVLPASVLAQNPSLRSPDPAKGHVFLSEPYLQYVGPGSMTVMWVANLPSYSWVEYGESESLGQKAHSVTDGLVDAYNRINKITLTGLKPGTTYQYRVFSKEITEFKPYKLTYGNTIESGLLRFTTPNEQADTVSCLVLNDVHDRPDTITHLLSLKGSDPFDFVFLNGDLFDYQTDEQQLIDHLLKPCSAGFAQEKPFLFVRGNHETRGKYRGEIHQYFTNPQGKPYYSYTWGPVHFTVIDTGEDKPDSEPVYAGIVDFDAYRQEQSRWADQVMQSAAFRKAKFRVVFMHIPTHHHNNWHGPMHCQQLFTPLFNKHKVDLCISGHTHKYDVHEPVAGQHNYPIIIGGGSKDGTRTLIKLKADRKDLHLLMLLDDGKEVGQYHLTAKR; from the coding sequence ATGAACAATCCCAAACAATCCGCCAATCGACGGTCGTTTCTCAAATCGGCGGCTGGCCTTGGCGCAACGGGGGCGCTGGGTAGCGTCTTGCCCGCATCGGTGTTGGCCCAAAATCCGTCGTTGCGTTCGCCCGACCCGGCCAAAGGACACGTTTTTCTGAGCGAACCGTATCTGCAATACGTCGGTCCGGGCTCCATGACGGTTATGTGGGTGGCTAACCTGCCCTCCTACAGTTGGGTTGAATACGGTGAGAGCGAATCGCTCGGCCAGAAGGCGCACAGCGTTACCGACGGGTTGGTTGACGCCTACAACCGGATCAATAAAATCACCCTCACCGGTCTGAAACCCGGCACGACCTACCAGTACCGCGTTTTTTCCAAAGAAATTACCGAGTTCAAACCGTATAAACTTACCTACGGCAACACGATCGAAAGCGGTCTGCTCCGCTTTACGACCCCGAATGAACAGGCCGATACCGTAAGCTGCCTGGTGCTGAACGACGTTCACGACCGGCCCGACACCATCACGCACCTGCTGAGTTTGAAGGGAAGCGATCCGTTCGATTTTGTTTTTCTGAACGGTGATCTTTTCGATTACCAGACCGATGAGCAGCAACTGATTGACCACCTTCTGAAACCGTGTTCAGCCGGTTTTGCGCAGGAAAAACCGTTTCTGTTTGTTCGGGGCAACCACGAAACGCGCGGCAAATACCGGGGTGAAATCCACCAGTATTTTACCAATCCGCAAGGCAAACCGTATTACAGCTACACCTGGGGACCGGTACATTTCACCGTAATCGACACCGGCGAGGATAAGCCAGACAGCGAACCCGTCTACGCGGGCATCGTTGATTTTGACGCCTATCGGCAGGAACAGTCCCGCTGGGCGGATCAGGTTATGCAGAGTGCCGCCTTTCGGAAAGCGAAATTCCGGGTGGTTTTTATGCACATCCCGACCCATCACCACAACAATTGGCACGGCCCCATGCATTGCCAGCAACTTTTTACGCCCCTGTTCAACAAGCATAAGGTCGATTTGTGCATTAGCGGCCACACGCATAAATACGACGTTCACGAACCGGTGGCGGGCCAGCACAACTACCCGATCATCATCGGCGGAGGGTCGAAAGACGGTACCCGGACGCTGATCAAACTGAAAGCGGACCGGAAAGACTTGCACCTGCTCATGCTGCTGGACGACGGAAAAGAAGTTGGTCAGTACCACCTGACGGCCAAACGATAA
- a CDS encoding enolase C-terminal domain-like protein, translated as MKEIENPAEFNSRRETLKKIGFGSSAGLLGLFGGISNAEARERQGTPQYAKGLAPVKIKSVKAIATAPQGSNLIVVKVETTEPGLYGLGCATFTQRAAVVIVAINTYLNEFCVGKDVDNIEDMWQAAYVSSYWRNGPVLNNALSGLDQALWDIKGKRANMPVYQLLGGKARFAIPCYTHAGGNTPEAAAESVKKFMEQGYKYIRIQQGGYGAVGANASNSQPDFKAANFGGATDNYMNEQLYLKSVPKMFDVVRKQCGEEIELLHDIHERVQPIDAINMIKKLEDYRPFFIEDPFSPENMKWFAQLRQVTSVPIAMGELFNNINEFKEPMVNQWFDFIRIHVSQIGGITPAMKVARLGEWFNIRTAWHGPGDVSPVGHSAHAHIDLAVWNFGIQEAVQFSDKMKEVFSGCPTMNKGYMSVNEAPGLGVDINEKEAAKYPITTKSNWQVRKADGTIIRP; from the coding sequence ATGAAAGAAATCGAAAACCCCGCCGAATTCAACAGCCGTCGTGAGACGTTGAAAAAGATAGGCTTTGGCTCGTCAGCCGGTCTATTGGGTTTGTTCGGGGGTATTTCCAACGCCGAAGCCCGCGAACGGCAGGGAACTCCCCAGTACGCCAAAGGGCTGGCTCCGGTTAAAATCAAGTCTGTCAAAGCCATTGCCACCGCTCCGCAGGGTTCCAATTTGATTGTTGTCAAAGTCGAAACCACTGAACCCGGCTTATACGGCCTGGGCTGCGCCACGTTTACGCAACGGGCGGCCGTGGTCATTGTGGCCATCAATACGTACCTGAATGAATTTTGTGTGGGCAAAGATGTGGACAACATCGAGGATATGTGGCAGGCGGCTTATGTCAGCTCCTACTGGCGCAACGGTCCGGTGCTGAACAACGCGCTTTCCGGGCTGGATCAGGCGCTGTGGGACATCAAGGGCAAACGGGCCAACATGCCGGTGTATCAACTGCTGGGTGGAAAAGCCCGGTTCGCTATTCCGTGCTATACCCACGCGGGCGGTAATACCCCCGAAGCAGCCGCCGAAAGCGTGAAAAAATTCATGGAGCAGGGCTATAAATACATTCGCATCCAGCAGGGCGGTTACGGGGCCGTGGGGGCCAATGCGAGCAACAGCCAGCCCGACTTCAAAGCCGCCAATTTTGGAGGAGCTACCGACAATTACATGAACGAGCAGCTCTACCTCAAATCGGTGCCGAAGATGTTTGACGTAGTTCGTAAACAATGCGGTGAGGAGATTGAATTGCTGCACGACATTCACGAGCGCGTTCAGCCGATCGATGCCATCAATATGATCAAAAAGCTGGAAGACTACCGGCCGTTCTTCATTGAAGATCCGTTCTCGCCCGAAAACATGAAGTGGTTCGCGCAGTTGCGTCAGGTCACCTCGGTACCCATTGCGATGGGCGAGTTGTTCAACAACATCAACGAGTTTAAAGAGCCGATGGTGAACCAGTGGTTCGATTTTATTCGAATTCACGTTTCGCAGATTGGCGGTATTACGCCCGCCATGAAAGTCGCCCGGCTGGGCGAGTGGTTCAATATCCGCACGGCCTGGCACGGCCCGGGCGACGTATCGCCGGTCGGTCACTCGGCCCACGCCCACATCGATCTGGCCGTCTGGAACTTCGGTATTCAGGAAGCCGTGCAGTTTTCGGATAAGATGAAGGAAGTGTTCAGCGGCTGCCCGACGATGAACAAAGGCTACATGTCGGTCAACGAAGCGCCGGGACTGGGCGTGGACATCAACGAGAAGGAAGCGGCCAAATATCCGATCACGACCAAATCAAACTGGCAGGTCCGCAAAGCCGACGGAACCATCATCCGGCCGTAA
- a CDS encoding outer membrane protein assembly factor BamB family protein, which produces MKYAQPIVVGLWLLMGSSSSIAPLPGTGVRDQPGGRNWPAYGGNQAGNRYSSLKQINLQNVKNLKVAWSYNAAGADGPSGQQLEIQCQPIVINGMLYGTTPMLKVFALDAATGQQRWIFNPFKDKSPRFNQSRGVMYWENGADKRILYTAGSTLYALNALTGEPVASFGKNGEVDLRQGLDDESKRDMSKVSVTSTTPGVIYKDILVMGSTVSEQGDAAPGHVRGFDIRTGKVLWVFHTIPQPGEPGYETWPKDAYKRIGGANNWAGMVLDEKRKTVYFGTGSPSVDFYGGIRAGQNLYSDCILALDAETGKMKWFYQTIHHDLWDRDIPCPPNLMTVKHNGRLVDAVAQTTKDGLVYVLNRDTGESLFPVEERQVPTSPALPGEVPWPTQKFPIKPAPFARQVFTEADITNLTPEAHKFVKERFLKTRSGDKFMPPSLEGTLFFGIGGGAEWGGNASDPDGILYQNSNEMVWDLKMSDLATRNAEIASKGKTIYQANCMACHGPDRKGSGQEYPSLVDIGKRLSAPEINAVLKSGRGRMPSFQHISDQDRFTLIRYLLNADTKAPEPKPAESQDQHNAPVLTQTDKNTEFPYIPPYINNGYTRFFDPNGYPAVKPPWGTLNAIDLNTGEYLWRVPLGEFPELTKKGIPVTGTENYGGPIVTAGGLLFIAGTKDERIRAFDKKTGKIVWEYQLPAGGFATPITYEVAGKQYVVIAAGGVKNGHKPGGSYIAFALP; this is translated from the coding sequence ATGAAATATGCGCAACCAATCGTAGTCGGGCTGTGGCTCCTGATGGGAAGCAGTTCGTCCATCGCTCCCCTGCCGGGAACGGGCGTTCGGGATCAGCCGGGCGGACGAAACTGGCCGGCTTACGGGGGTAATCAGGCCGGAAACCGTTATTCGTCCCTCAAGCAGATCAATCTCCAAAACGTCAAAAACCTGAAAGTGGCCTGGTCGTATAATGCCGCCGGAGCAGACGGGCCATCCGGTCAGCAACTCGAAATCCAGTGCCAGCCCATCGTCATCAATGGTATGCTGTACGGCACCACGCCCATGCTGAAGGTATTTGCGCTGGATGCGGCAACCGGCCAGCAACGCTGGATTTTCAATCCGTTCAAAGACAAATCTCCGCGCTTCAACCAGAGCCGGGGCGTCATGTACTGGGAAAACGGGGCAGACAAACGCATCCTGTATACGGCTGGTTCAACGCTTTATGCCCTGAACGCCCTCACGGGCGAACCCGTGGCCTCGTTTGGCAAAAACGGCGAAGTGGATTTGCGGCAGGGATTGGATGATGAATCGAAGCGGGACATGAGCAAAGTGTCCGTAACGTCTACCACCCCGGGCGTGATTTACAAGGACATTCTGGTGATGGGCTCGACGGTTTCGGAGCAGGGCGACGCGGCTCCGGGCCACGTGCGGGGATTCGACATTCGCACGGGCAAGGTGCTGTGGGTCTTCCACACCATTCCGCAACCGGGCGAACCGGGTTACGAAACCTGGCCGAAAGACGCCTATAAGCGCATCGGGGGTGCCAACAACTGGGCCGGCATGGTCCTCGACGAAAAGCGGAAAACCGTCTATTTTGGAACCGGCTCCCCATCTGTCGATTTTTACGGCGGTATTCGCGCGGGCCAAAATCTGTATTCTGACTGCATCTTGGCGCTGGACGCGGAAACCGGCAAGATGAAGTGGTTTTACCAGACCATTCACCACGACCTCTGGGACCGCGACATTCCCTGCCCGCCCAACCTGATGACGGTGAAGCACAACGGCCGCCTGGTGGACGCTGTCGCCCAAACAACCAAAGACGGGTTGGTGTACGTGCTGAACCGCGATACGGGCGAATCACTGTTTCCGGTGGAAGAACGCCAGGTGCCTACCTCGCCCGCCCTACCCGGCGAAGTGCCGTGGCCCACGCAGAAATTTCCGATCAAACCCGCGCCCTTTGCCCGGCAGGTCTTTACCGAAGCCGACATTACGAACCTGACGCCCGAAGCGCACAAATTCGTTAAAGAGCGGTTTTTGAAGACGCGCTCCGGTGACAAATTTATGCCGCCCAGTCTGGAAGGAACGCTGTTTTTCGGGATCGGCGGGGGGGCCGAATGGGGGGGTAATGCGTCGGACCCGGACGGTATTCTGTACCAGAACTCCAACGAAATGGTCTGGGACCTGAAAATGTCGGATCTGGCAACCCGAAACGCCGAAATTGCCTCCAAGGGAAAAACCATCTACCAGGCGAACTGCATGGCCTGCCACGGCCCCGACCGCAAGGGCAGCGGGCAGGAGTACCCCAGCCTGGTGGATATTGGCAAACGGCTTTCCGCTCCCGAAATCAACGCCGTGCTGAAATCCGGCCGGGGCCGAATGCCGTCGTTCCAGCACATTTCCGACCAGGACCGCTTTACGCTGATTCGGTATTTGCTCAACGCCGATACCAAAGCGCCCGAACCCAAACCCGCCGAAAGCCAGGATCAGCACAACGCCCCGGTTCTGACTCAAACCGATAAAAACACCGAGTTTCCGTACATTCCGCCGTACATCAACAACGGTTACACCCGCTTTTTCGACCCGAACGGTTATCCGGCCGTCAAGCCACCCTGGGGCACGCTCAACGCCATCGATCTGAACACCGGCGAATATCTTTGGCGGGTGCCGCTGGGCGAATTTCCCGAACTGACCAAAAAAGGCATTCCGGTTACGGGCACCGAAAACTACGGCGGCCCCATTGTTACGGCGGGTGGCCTGCTATTCATCGCCGGAACCAAAGACGAGCGCATCCGGGCGTTCGACAAAAAAACGGGCAAAATCGTCTGGGAATACCAGCTTCCGGCGGGCGGGTTTGCTACCCCGATTACCTACGAAGTAGCTGGTAAACAGTATGTCGTTATTGCCGCCGGTGGCGTAAAAAATGGTCATAAGCCGGGAGGTTCATACATTGCCTTCGCCCTACCGTGA
- a CDS encoding RagB/SusD family nutrient uptake outer membrane protein: MKSFLKLTFFLTLISLAGCKEDFIDVTNPGALSTNNYPNTLTDLEQLLTGVYGTQHSAGLFGHNIYGKGYYMWDHTADLSWQGTPTWIQLAQNNSQPNDGFLSETWRDTWKGVQRANTLLVNIEKIRPKVTLEADKKSLDLIKGQALFLRAWYYQYLITIWGESFIINNQGGDKMGVPIVTEAATSLDQTQVPRATVKEVWDFIISDLKAAETLLAGKTWPGANEKHKISGWGVKAALGKAYVYTQDWNNAKTSLADVINNSGKSLVSFDVYKDMFNGKNEFNSESLVEMNLNVDMTARGNTETSTGSSMGMVLAPTYVGDNNLPAASAWSNVFPHAKNIARFGFNEGHYFKAGTTQPLATNVDPAYVTRSLQARQAKTVDPRLWVSCWQPYVDSMVVSTRKRPLSHFLDISEMDMEAWSFRKYLTLDATETEVNMANGNNILLLRLADVYLLYAETLTKTGDNATALEYINKVKRRAYGYPVNGASPVDYKSLTDVTKAPDPVLKNDPLKYERWAELFGEGHWWIDVRRWQLGPQEAAYYQRVRGGTIQWEATDYAQPIPIDEINSNTSMKQNPGY, from the coding sequence ATGAAGTCATTTCTCAAACTAACCTTCTTTCTAACCCTGATCAGTTTGGCGGGTTGTAAGGAAGATTTCATTGACGTAACCAACCCCGGGGCCTTGTCGACCAACAACTACCCGAATACCCTCACGGACCTGGAGCAGTTGCTGACGGGCGTATACGGCACGCAGCACTCGGCGGGCCTGTTCGGGCACAACATCTACGGCAAAGGCTACTACATGTGGGATCACACCGCCGACCTGAGCTGGCAGGGCACGCCAACCTGGATTCAACTGGCGCAGAACAACTCACAACCCAACGACGGCTTTCTGTCGGAAACCTGGCGCGATACCTGGAAGGGCGTCCAACGGGCCAATACGCTGCTGGTCAACATTGAAAAAATCCGTCCGAAAGTTACCCTGGAAGCTGATAAAAAATCCCTCGACCTGATCAAAGGGCAGGCGCTGTTTCTGCGGGCCTGGTATTATCAGTACCTGATCACGATCTGGGGCGAATCGTTCATCATCAACAACCAAGGCGGTGACAAGATGGGCGTGCCGATCGTTACCGAAGCGGCCACGAGCCTTGACCAGACGCAGGTGCCGCGGGCCACGGTCAAGGAAGTCTGGGACTTCATCATCAGCGATCTGAAAGCGGCCGAAACCCTGCTGGCCGGAAAAACCTGGCCGGGCGCCAACGAAAAACACAAGATCAGCGGGTGGGGCGTCAAAGCCGCGCTGGGCAAAGCCTACGTGTATACGCAGGACTGGAACAACGCCAAAACTTCGCTGGCCGACGTGATCAACAACAGCGGCAAATCGCTCGTTTCGTTTGATGTTTATAAGGATATGTTCAACGGCAAAAACGAGTTCAACTCGGAATCGCTGGTGGAAATGAACCTGAACGTGGACATGACCGCGCGCGGCAACACGGAAACGTCCACGGGTTCGAGCATGGGTATGGTGCTGGCTCCGACCTACGTGGGCGACAACAACCTGCCCGCGGCTTCGGCCTGGTCAAACGTGTTTCCGCACGCTAAAAACATCGCCCGCTTCGGTTTCAACGAAGGCCACTATTTCAAAGCCGGTACTACGCAGCCACTGGCCACCAACGTTGATCCGGCCTACGTTACCCGCTCGCTCCAGGCCCGTCAGGCCAAAACCGTTGACCCCCGTTTATGGGTGTCCTGCTGGCAGCCGTACGTGGATAGCATGGTGGTCAGCACCCGCAAACGGCCTCTTTCACACTTCCTCGACATCAGTGAAATGGACATGGAAGCCTGGAGTTTCCGCAAATACCTGACCCTCGACGCGACGGAAACCGAGGTCAACATGGCCAACGGCAATAACATTCTGCTCCTGCGGCTGGCCGACGTTTACCTGCTTTATGCGGAAACGCTCACCAAGACCGGCGACAACGCCACGGCGCTGGAATATATCAACAAGGTCAAACGACGGGCCTACGGGTATCCGGTCAACGGAGCATCGCCGGTGGATTACAAAAGCCTGACCGACGTTACGAAAGCGCCTGATCCGGTCCTGAAGAACGACCCGCTCAAATACGAACGCTGGGCCGAATTATTTGGCGAAGGCCATTGGTGGATCGACGTGCGACGCTGGCAGCTGGGTCCGCAGGAAGCCGCTTATTACCAACGGGTTCGGGGCGGAACCATTCAGTGGGAAGCCACCGATTACGCCCAGCCGATCCCCATTGACGAGATCAACTCCAACACAAGCATGAAGCAAAATCCCGGGTATTAG